One Triticum dicoccoides isolate Atlit2015 ecotype Zavitan chromosome 4B, WEW_v2.0, whole genome shotgun sequence genomic window carries:
- the LOC119290662 gene encoding uncharacterized protein LOC119290662 — MLKHIRVRNRLRREVQVPLRKVLELPEVYMSAHTLDELPYARSWRSRPCASTRKRPGCASFLWSMDIVIMVTLPQCIIFGSHIPQGAPSSDSMSADLRNNRRNNPAEEFGEEEQEKNTFILIGMETPVHIECIIANQLLCMVSGHACLFL, encoded by the exons ATGCTCAAGCACATCCGCGTCCGCAACCGGCTCCGCCGCGAGGTGCAGGTGCCGCTCCGCAAGGTGCTCGAGCTCCCCGAGGTCTACATGAGCGCCCACACGTTGGACGAGCTGCCCTACGCGCGCTCGTGGCGTTCACGGCCATGCGCCAGTACAAGGAAGCGTCCTGGCTGTGCTTCTTTCTTATG GTCCATGGACATTGTCATAATGGTCACCTTACCACAGTGTATTATTTTTGGATCTCATATTCCTCAAG GCGCTCCATCCTCTGATTCGATGTCGGCCGAtctgagaaataataggaggaatAATCCAGCAGAAGAATTTGGTGAAGAAGAACAAG AAAAGAATACCTTTATCCTGATAGGCATGGAAACACCAGTTCACATTGAGTGCATCATCGCTAATCAGCTACTATGTATGGTCAGCGGACATGCTTGCTTATTCCTGTAA